The Setaria viridis chromosome 6, Setaria_viridis_v4.0, whole genome shotgun sequence genome includes the window GCCAGAGCCCCCTGGGCGTGGCGACGCCGTAGTAGACGCGGCCGTCGGGGCCCTTGAGGGAGTCGGTGAAGGAGGCGAGGACGCAAGAGAGGGCGAGGACTGCGAGGAGGCCCCGGGTGAGGAGCGCCGTGGTGGCGTCGCAGGCGCCATGGTTGGTGAAGGTCGGCGACAGCAGGTTGAAGGCCAGCAGCGTCCCCGTCGGCAGCAGGTTCGCGAGGTTCGCCGTCGACGTCAGCGCCTGCGACAACGGCGaacgtggaggcggcggcggcggcggcggcgagggtgctGCTTCTGGTTCTTgcttggggaggaggaggtcttGCTGGTCGTCTTGGAGGAGCTGTGGCTGctgagcggcggcggagaccgCAGTGGCTGGCCTCTGcctgaccgaggaggaggaagaagatgccaTGATCGATCGAATGCTGTGTGGTATTGAAGTGAAATCGATATTTATTCTCTTGGTGCTTGGGCATGTAGCTTGTATTTGTAAGGAAGCGATCCATGGATGACGACGACCGGCCGGGATGCGGTTGTGGAATGCGTCAAGGAACAAGCGAGCATGGATGAGATGGCTGCTATTCCCGTTCTGGTCTGGTGGTTGGTTACTCGGTTTGGCTCATGGCACCGACCCGACCCAACCCCCAATTCCTTCACCCATCTTGCATTGCTGCTGTTGCTTCCAGCAACCGTTTCCATAGTCCATCGTGACCAGGCTACAGCTTGTGTGTTCCATGCCTGATGCCTCGTCGTTCATTGCTACTGCTTTCACGGTACGGGAACCAACCCAAAATCTCACCTAACACGCTTTCCTGATAAATTCCTGGTCCTAAAAAATACACCTGATCAAAATGGAACCCTCTTTCTTGCTTCCTTCGATTATTCTTTTCCTGTTCTTGTCATGTATGTATATCCTCGACCAATATATGCAATGAACGGACGACGAACAAACGAATTAATCTAAAAGTCGACATGTAAAGAAAAGCAGTTCCATGATAAGACGAGTGCTCAAGAATTATTTCTTTAGTGCTGATGATCTGCTTCCTTTGTACAACAAGGAGCAGCTTCGTCAACATACATCATTATTAGAGAAATGAACTTTCGTCCTCAGCCTcaataccggttgcattttgatctggtactaatgtgagcatatGTACCGGGTATAATCCCTGATGAGCCCCCcttgaccccctttagtaccgggtgaaggttccacccggtactaaagccatCCGCCAGCCATCCTCCGCGCGGTACCCGCTCCCATGCATCCTATCTTAcctatctctctctccccccctctTAGCAAAGCGCAACTGTAGCTCTCTCTCgctcctctcctttctctcctctctcagCGCAGCGCCGGCGAGCGGCAGGAGCGGTGGGGTGGAGGTGGGCGGGCAGaggggcggagggcggcaggAGGGTGGTAGGGTCGGGCGGTGGGAGGAGTTGGGCGAGGGGGGGGGGACGGGGGTCCAGGCAagaattttatttttcaaccggtattaaaggttCTCCCTTTAGCACCGATCTACCAGTACCCGTTGGAAACCAATACTAACGGCATTTTCATAGTAGTGCATGGTCAAAggttttaaaaaacaaaaaacaaaaggcCATTCGTCTATAATTGGGCTGCCTCTCTATCTCTCCTCCAAAACGGGCACTCTCTTTTCTTTCTACTACTCTTCCCATATTATAATGGATTGGGCTGTCTC containing:
- the LOC117860276 gene encoding protein DMP3 yields the protein MASSSSSSVRQRPATAVSAAAQQPQLLQDDQQDLLLPKQEPEAAPSPPPPPPPPRSPLSQALTSTANLANLLPTGTLLAFNLLSPTFTNHGACDATTALLTRGLLAVLALSCVLASFTDSLKGPDGRVYYGVATPRGLWLIDYPPGAPPPAADTARYRLAFVDFVHAALSAAVFGVVAARDKNVVRCFCPAPARETEEVLDILPLGVGVLCSLLFVAFPTRRHGIGYPVTNGS